The window GGAAAAGGAATGCGGAGTAATTGAATCTGTAAAGGCGGCAAGTGATCTCTACTCTCCAATCTCCGGATCCATATCAGAGGTCAATACAGAGTTGGAAACCACCCCGGAAGTAATCAACAGCGATCCCTATGGAAAAGGCTGGATCTTTAAAATCACCAATTTCAATGAAGCAGAACTGGACAGTCTCATGGATGCTGCTGCTTACGAATCATTTCTGGAGACCGAGCAATGAGTTTTATCGCAAATACCGAAGAGCAGCAAAGAGAGATGCTGCGGGTTTGCGGGGTAAATTCGATTGATGAACTGTTCGTGGATATCCCCCCCACCCTTAAACCACGCTCTTTTTCTCTCCCACAGGGGAAATCGGAACTCGAGATCGATTCCTTTTTCCAAAAGCTGGCAAAGAAAAACTCCACTGATCTGATCAGTTTCCTTGGAGGTGGTTTCTACGATCATTTTATACCGGCAGCAGTCGATGCACTGGCCTCAAGGAGTGAGTTTTATACTGCATACACACCATATCAGCCGGAAATCTCTCAGGGGATGCTGCAGGCTATCTACGAGTACCAGACAGATATCTGCCGTCTTACCGGGCTTGATTTCTCAAACGCATCTCTTTACGACGGTGGTACGGCACTCTATGAAGCCTGCCAGATCGCCATCAACGCAACCGGAAGGCGCAAGATAGTCATCGATGGAGGGGTGAATCCGATCTATCGCAGGATGGTCCACACCTACACTGCCAATCTTTCCATAGAACTGGTAGAGGTTATGCGTGCACCGGGACAGACCGACCGGAATAAAATTTTTGAAGCCATGGATGATAAAACCGCTGCTCTGCTGCTTCAGAACCCTGATTTTTTCGGTACCATCGATGATCATTCAGATATTGCAGAAAAATGCCACTCTCTCGGGATCCTGGTTGTGCAGTCGGTCTATCCCGTAGCTATGGCCTTTCTGAAATCTCCTGCAGAACAGGGAATCGATATCGCAACCGGTGAGGGCCAGCCACTTGGAAACCCGCTGTCATTCGGCGGACCTTATCTGGGGTTCATGGCTGTAAGGAAAGAACAGGTAAGGAAGATGCCTGGAAGGATGGTGGCGGCTACGGTAGATTCCAGGGGTCAGAAAGGATTTGTCCTCTCTTTACAGGCAAGAGAGCAGCACATACGCCGGGAGAAGGCGACTTCCAATATCTGCTCCAACGAGGCACTCTGTGCTTTGAGGGCACATATCTATCTGAGCCTAATGGGTAAAGAGGGACTGAAAGATGTGGCCTCGCTCTGTATTGACAAGGCACATTATGCCATGGAAAAGATTAAAAAGATCCCCGGGGTTTCTGTTATGGATTCCTCACCAATATTCAATGAGTTTACAGTTAAACTTCCGATCAATGCCGAAGAGTGCGTCGAAAAGATGATCGGGCATGGTTTTGCCGCTGGTTTCCCTCTGGGGAGATACTATCCCGGGATGGAAAACCACCTTCTCATTGCTGTCACAGAGAAACGGACAGAACAGGAGATCAGCAGATTTTCGGATGCACTGGAGGAAGTATTATGTCGTTAATTTTCGAAAAATCTGTAAAGGGAAGAAAGGGAGTAAACCTTCCGGCCAGTGATGTCCCGGTTCATTATGAAATTCCCTCTAATTATCGGCGCGGACAGGATGCGAATCTATGTGAACTTTCCGAGCTTCAGGTTGTAAGGCATTTCACCGAACTTTCCAGGAAAAATTTCGGGGTGGATAACTCTTTTTACCCTCTTGGTTCCTGTACGATGAAGTACAATCCCAAGATCTGCGAAAAAATCGCATCAATAGAGGGTTTCAGCTCTCTTCATCCTCTTCTCGCACAGCTTCCAGGGGGAGAGATGCTTACTCAGGGCGCCCTATCGGTTCTCTATGATCTGGAACAGTTGCTTTGTGAAATCACCGGGATGGATGCTTTCACGCTGCAGCCGATGGCTGGTGCCAATGGAGAGCTTACAGGTATGATGCTTATCGCGGCATATCATCGATATAAAGGAAACCATAAAACTGAGGTCCTTATTCCCGATGAAGCGCATGGGACTAACCCGTCAAGTGCAGCAACAGCAGGATTTCAGGTCAGGTCTATTCCCACGGGTGAGAATGGAATTCTGGATATTGAAGCGCTGGAATCGGCAATATCTGAAAAAACAGCAGCAATCATGCTCACTAACCCGAATACTCTTGGGCTTTTCAACTCGCAGATAGAGAAAGTATCAGAGATTGCCCACAAACATGATGCCCTGCTTTATTACGATGGGGCGAATCTTAACGCCATTATGGGAAAATTCCGGCCTGGTGATGCTCATTTTGATGTGATGCATGTTAACCTTCATAAGACCTTTGCCACACCTCACGGAGGTGGCGGACCAGGATCGGGACCGGTTGGAGTCAGAAAAGATCTGGAACAATTTTTGCCGGTTTCACGTATCATAAGAAGAAGTGATGACACCTATGCATTGAGTTACGATTATCCTCAATCCATTGGTTACATAGCTCCTTTTTACGGAAATTTCGCGGTATGTCTCAAGGCTTACACATACATTCTGCTTTTGGGTGGTGATGGGTTGAAAAGGGCGAGTGAAAACGCGGTTCTCAATGCGAACTATGTGATGCATTCTCTAAAGGAGAGTTATCACATTCCTCACCTGCGCACCTGTATGCATGAATGTGTGTTGAGTGCAAAGAAGCAACTTGAGAACGGCGTGCATGCCATCGATATTGCAAAGGCTCTGATCGACCGGGGATTCCACCCAATGACCATCTATTTTCCGCTCATTGTTAAGGAGGCTATGATGATTGAGCCTACGGAGACAGAGGGCAAGGAGACACTGGATGAGTTTATCGGAGCTATGAAAGAGATAGCAGAACAGTCCGTCAGTAACCCTGAAAAATTGAAACAGGCACCTCTTTCTACTCCTGTGGGCCGTTTGGATGAAACCAGGGCTGTAAAAGAGATGGATTTCAGTTATAAGGAAAAAAAGTAAACCAGAATATGGTCGCAAACCACAAATGAATAGAAGATTCGAATTTTTGGTAACATATTGCTTTCACAAACATAATTTATTATACTATAAGTATAGTAGTGTCTCTAATGTCGACAAAATAGTAAAAAGGAGCATTTTTATGCGTTTAAGTAAGTGGGCAGTGATCCTGGCATTCGCCGCATCCGTCTTTGCTGCACCAGAAAAATACGTACAACCTACCAAAGAGGGTACTGGTGTTTATAAGAACGAAATCCGTGAGGTTTATGAGGAGCCCATTTTTTCTGTCGGTACCCAGGATCGTCTTCAGATCCTTGAGACAAAAGCCCGTCACTACAAAATCAAATCAGCAACGGGCCAGGTTGGCTGGGTTGAAAAAAGGCTCGTAGTTACAGTTGGAAAAAGCAAAACATTCGTGTTCGATAA of the Fibrobacter sp. genome contains:
- the gcvH gene encoding glycine cleavage system protein GcvH translates to MTPNDRKYTRTHEWVKIEGNITIVGITEHAQDALGDITFVELPKVGTEVEKEKECGVIESVKAASDLYSPISGSISEVNTELETTPEVINSDPYGKGWIFKITNFNEAELDSLMDAAAYESFLETEQ
- a CDS encoding aminomethyl-transferring glycine dehydrogenase subunit GcvPA, producing MSFIANTEEQQREMLRVCGVNSIDELFVDIPPTLKPRSFSLPQGKSELEIDSFFQKLAKKNSTDLISFLGGGFYDHFIPAAVDALASRSEFYTAYTPYQPEISQGMLQAIYEYQTDICRLTGLDFSNASLYDGGTALYEACQIAINATGRRKIVIDGGVNPIYRRMVHTYTANLSIELVEVMRAPGQTDRNKIFEAMDDKTAALLLQNPDFFGTIDDHSDIAEKCHSLGILVVQSVYPVAMAFLKSPAEQGIDIATGEGQPLGNPLSFGGPYLGFMAVRKEQVRKMPGRMVAATVDSRGQKGFVLSLQAREQHIRREKATSNICSNEALCALRAHIYLSLMGKEGLKDVASLCIDKAHYAMEKIKKIPGVSVMDSSPIFNEFTVKLPINAEECVEKMIGHGFAAGFPLGRYYPGMENHLLIAVTEKRTEQEISRFSDALEEVLCR
- a CDS encoding aminomethyl-transferring glycine dehydrogenase subunit GcvPB, with the protein product MSLIFEKSVKGRKGVNLPASDVPVHYEIPSNYRRGQDANLCELSELQVVRHFTELSRKNFGVDNSFYPLGSCTMKYNPKICEKIASIEGFSSLHPLLAQLPGGEMLTQGALSVLYDLEQLLCEITGMDAFTLQPMAGANGELTGMMLIAAYHRYKGNHKTEVLIPDEAHGTNPSSAATAGFQVRSIPTGENGILDIEALESAISEKTAAIMLTNPNTLGLFNSQIEKVSEIAHKHDALLYYDGANLNAIMGKFRPGDAHFDVMHVNLHKTFATPHGGGGPGSGPVGVRKDLEQFLPVSRIIRRSDDTYALSYDYPQSIGYIAPFYGNFAVCLKAYTYILLLGGDGLKRASENAVLNANYVMHSLKESYHIPHLRTCMHECVLSAKKQLENGVHAIDIAKALIDRGFHPMTIYFPLIVKEAMMIEPTETEGKETLDEFIGAMKEIAEQSVSNPEKLKQAPLSTPVGRLDETRAVKEMDFSYKEKK